The sequence TGACTATTATCTATAACATCATACACTAAGCGAGCTTTTTCTTGATTGCGTCTTGCTATTTCTTGTAACCCACCCTGTTGTTTTAACCATTTAAACACCATACCAGATAGATACCAGGCAAAAGTCGGTGGTGTATTGTACATTGAGTCATTTTTAGCCAAGATCGTGTAATCAAGGATAGAAGGCGTTGTTTTTCTCGCTTGGCCTAATAAATCTTCCCGAATGATAACCAATGTGATACCGGCTGGACCAATATTTTTTTGCGCACCCGCATAAATAACACCAAATCGGCTAACATCAAGTGGTTGAGATAAGATCGCTGAAGAGTAATCAGCAATCACGATTTTATCGGCGGCAAAATCAGGTAGTGTGTGGATTGCAATTCCGTCAATCGTCTCATTGGGGCAATAATGCAGATATTTGGCCTGGGTCGTTAATGGCCATTCTTCCATCGGTAGCATGCTCAAATAAGCTGATTTTTCAAGCCGAATATCAATCTCATTAACGGTACAATATTTTGCTGCTTCTTGCGCAGCAGATTTTGCCCAATAGCCACCAACAATATAGTCAACGGTTTCATCAGCCTGAAATAAATTCAATGGTAATGCAGCAAATTGACCTCTGGCACCACCATGACAAAAAAGGATTTTATAATTATCAGGTATTTTGAGAAGTTCACGTAGATTTTGTTCAGCCTGTTTAACTATCTCCATAAATGCGTCACTACGATGGCTTATTTCCATCACCGAAATACCGAGACTATTCCAATTACAAAGTTCTTGCTGTGCCTGCTGCAAAACGTCTACCGGTAACATGGCCGGACCAGCGCTAAAATTATATATCTGACTCATTACCCACCCTTATTGACCTAATTAAACTTTTACTATTATTTAATCTCTGGTTAGGTTTTAACATTACCGTAAAACAGCTGCAATCATTTAATTTTTAATTGCATAAATAAAAAATCTGGCCGGCAAACAGCATCTTTAGATAACGACTTAATACTTATCAAACATCGCTTGAATTTTTATTGGATCATCGGTTTGGGTCAAGGCTAATTGGAGTAAAACCCGCGCCTTCTGTGGATTCAAACGTTCAGCCGCGACAAATCCATATTTACTATCATCAACTTCTGCATCACGCGTTATAAAACCGGTCGGCACACGACTCGCGCGAACCACTCCTATTCCCTGTTTTACTGCATCAGCCAGAACAGTAAAAATCTTATTATACATGTTACCGTTACCCACCCCCGCACTGACAATGCCTTGATAGCCATGATAGATAAATGACTTGGCTGGCAGTGCCGATGCATTTGAATAATTATAAACAATGCCAACTTTAGGTAATTTATCTAACTGACTAATATCAAAAATAGCCTTATCTGCTCTTGGTTGCGCCGCGCCTAAATAGTGCACCTTGCCATTGTAGATAAAACCTTCCGGGCCCGCATTAACCGCTTCGAATGCTTCAACAAAGTTGGTATTCATTTTAACCACATTACGACCGCTAATCACTTTATCGTCCATGGCTAATAAAACTCCTCGTTTGCCTGCCTCTTTGTCAGTGGCAACAATAACCGCGTTATAGAGATTTAACGGCCCATCAGTCCCTAATGCTGTGGCCGGCTTCATCGCTCCAACCATTACAATAGGTTTATGACAATGAGTGGTTAAATCTAAAAAATAAGCGGTTTCCTCCAGTGTATCAGTGCCATGGGTAATAATAAAACCTGCTGTTTTGTCACAATCAGCATTAATTTTCTTTGCCAAAGTCAGCCATACCTGATCATTCATATCTTGTGAACCCATATTAACAATTTGTTCACCATTAAGATGGGCAATTTTCTTTATTTCAGGTACCGCATTAATTAATGCATTAATACTAACTTTACCGGCTGTATATTGGGATTGCGTTGCTGAATCACCGTCACCAGCAATGGTACCTCCCGTCGCCAGTACCGTAATGCTTGGTAAGGCAGAAACTGCACTGTTAGTTAACAACATAGCGCCAGCTAATAAAGAAATATTTAACTTCTTCATAATAAAATCCCATTTTAAAATTTTGTAAAATTATATAAATTACAAAATATATTTCTGTGATTACCAGCAAAAACAGCTATTAATTTCAATATTGCATTTTACTACTGTGGCTTAGTGAATAGAGAAGTAAACAAAAATGCCGTATTATTGCCTTTTAGTTATTAAACACAAATAAGTAACCTAATTTATGAGCCAAACTTTTATTCCTGGCAAAGATGCCGCATTAGAAGATTCTATTAACACTTTTCAACAACAACTTAAAAAACTCGGTTTTCATATTGAAGAAGCTTCGTGGTTAAACCCAGTGCCGAATGTTTGGTCAGTTCATATCCGCGATAAAGACTGCCCTTTATGTTTTACTAACGGTAAAGGCGCCAGCAAAAAAGCGGCCTTAGCCTCTGCATTGGGCGAATATTTTGAACGTTTAGCCACCAACTACTTTTTCGCTGATTTTTATCTGGGCGCTAAAATTGCTAGTGGCAAGTTTGTCCACTATCCCAATGAAAAGTGGTTTGCATTAACGCCTGACGATCATTTACCTGATGGGATTTTGGACGAAAAATTACGTACTTTTTACGATCCTGATAATAGTCTGTCTGCTAGCATGCTGATTGATTTACAATCAAGTAATAAACAACGCGGGATTTGTTCATTACCTTTTATCCGCCAATCTGATCAGCAAATTGTTTACATTCCGATGAATATTATTGGTAATCTGTATGTATCGAATGGCATGTCAGCCGGTAATACACAACATGAAGCGCGAGTTCAGGCCTTGTCAGAGATCTTTGAGCGTCATATCAAAAATCGTATTATTGCTGAGCGAATTAGTTTGCCTGTTATTCCTGAGCCTGTTATGCAGCGCTATCCTGGCGTTGTTGAGGCAATCGCTAAATTAGCAGAAGAAGGTTTTCTTATTTTCTGTTTTGATGCTTCTCTCGGTGGCAAATACCCGGTTATCTGTGTGGTACTTTTCAATCCCAATAATGGCACTTGTTTTGCTTCTTTTGGTGCCCATCCTGATTTTGGTATCGCCCTCGAACGAACAGTCACCGAATTACTGCAAGGCCGCAGTTTAAAAGATTTGGATGTGTTCAATATGCCAACATTCGATGATGATGAAGTTGCAGAGCATACGAATCTAGAGACCCATTTTATTGATTCCAGCGGTTTAATTAGTTGGGATCTCTTTAAGCAGGATGCCGATTATCCTTTTGTCGATTGGAACTTCAAAGGCACGACCAGCGAAGAATTTGCTACGTTGATGGCGATTTTCAATCAGATGAAGGCGGAAGTTTATATTGCCGATTATCAACATCTAGGTGTCTATGTCTGCCGTATAATTGTGCCGGGGATCTCAGATATTTATTCCGTTGACGATCTGCATATAGCCAATAACGCCATGGCGATAGATTTACGCGATACCATTATGTCGCTAGCCGATAGTCAATGGCCAAAAGAGGACTATCTGCGATTGTTAGCGCGGCTTGATGATGAAGGTTTTGATGATTTTACTCGCATCCGTGAATTATTAGGCATTGCGGTCGGTAGCGGCAATGGTTGGAGTCACCTGCGGATCGGTGAATTAAAATCGATGCTAGCGCTAGCCGGTGGTGATTTTGCCCAAGCACTGCTGTGGGTTGAATGGACGCTAGAGTTTAATTCTTCGCTATTTACTGCTGAACGAGCCAATTATTATCGTTGTCTACAAACATTACTGCAATTAACGCAACAAGCTGAGCGTCAGCCTGATCAATACTATGAAGCTTTCAATAAAATGTATGGCCAACAAGCGGTTACTGCCGCATCAAGTGCCATTGCTGGCGAAAATTGTTTTTATGGCCTATGGTCAATTGATTCTGAGTTAAAAACGCTACCGACTCATCAAGCGTTACTCAATGTTTATCATAAACTGCAAACCGCTAAACAAGCTCATTTTAGTTAATGGATCACTACTAAAAAATAAATATCAGGTTAATCTTTATTAGACAAAAACCCTATTTCAACGATAATTTAACCTGATTATTTATTGCTTAATTATTTTTATAAAATTTTTTTATAAAAATTAAAAAAAATTTTCCAATATAAATCAAATGGTTATTATAATTTGTTAGTTTTATAGCTATTTGTTAACCAAATAATAATGATCTATATCAAATTTATTTGATGTCCCCTTTGTTAATATTGTTGGCGCTATAATTCCTTAACTTCATAAGAGCATGTTGGTTATGAAAGCTAACAACTTGTCCAATTTATTATCACCAGCTGCAATGGCGCAACTTGCGGATAATACCGGGGCATATAAAGTTAACAAGCATCCTCGAATTACTTATTTATCTGCTATTACGGCGGGTATCTTTATTTCAATTGCTTTTGTTTTTTATATTACTGTCACCACAGGCATTGCAACCGTTCCTTTCGGACTGGCTAAACTTGCAGGTGACCTGTGTTTTTCATTAGGACTTATGCTGGTGATTGTCTGTGGGGCTGATCTTTTCACTTCTACAGTATTAACCATTGTGGCCAAAGCAACCGGTAAAGTCTCCTGGAAACAGATGTTTATTAATTGGTTTAATGTTTATATTGGCAACCTTATTGGTGCCCTGTTCTTCGTTGCATTAATCTGGTTTGCCGGACAATATATGGTGGCCAATGGCCAATGGGGGCTTAATGTTTTACAAACGGCGACCCATAAACTTGATCACACTTTTCTCGAAGCCATTTGCTTAGGTATTTTAGCCAATTTAATGGTTTGCTTGGGTGTCTGGATGAGTTATTCAGGCCGTAGCTTGCTAGATAAAATTTTTGTATTAATTTTACCAATAGGCATGTTTGTTGCCAGTGGTTTTGAACATAGCATTGCCAACATGTTTATGATCCCGTTAGGCATCGTGATCAAAAATTTTGCATCACCGGACTTCTGGCTGATGACCGGAGTAAATGAAAACCAGTTTTCTCATTTAATTGTGGCCAATTTTATTACAGATAATCTTATACCTGTCACTATTGGTAATATCATCGGCGGCGCTTTGTTAGTCGGTATGACATATTGGTTAATATATTTACGCGATGGCTGTCAACATTGATCCATTGCGTACAGATTGTCAGCATTTTATTATTTAAAAAATAAAGGTAAAAATATGATGTCCAAGTTAAATGAAAAATTCTCTGCTGCATGGCAAGGATTTACTCAGGGGAACTGGCAAAAAGACGTTGATGTACGTGATTTCATTCAAACCAACTATACACCTTATGAAGGTGATGAATCATTTTTAGCAGGTGCAACCAAAGCGACTGATAGCTTGTGGGAAAAAGTGATGCAAGGGATCAAGATCGAAAATCGTACCCATGCGCCTGTAGACTTTGATACTGATGTTGCCGCTACCATTACTTCCCATGATGCCGGTTATATTGAAAAAGAGTTAGAGCAGATTGTCGGTCTACAAACTGACGCGCCACTTAAGCGCGCGCTGATCCCCTTTGGCGGCATTAAAATGGTTGAAGGCTCATGTAAAGCCTACAATCGTGAACTGGATCCGGCTCTGAAAAAAATCTTTACCGAATACCGTAAGACCCACAATCAAGGGGTATTCGATGTTTATACCCCAGACATTATGAAATGCCGCAAATCAGGTATTTTGACCGGACTGCCAGATGCCTACGGTCGGGGCCGGATAATTGGTGATTATCGTCGAGTAGCGCTTTACGGTATTGATTTCTTGCGTGATGACAAGCTAGCACAGTTCAATTCTTTGCAAAGTAAGCTAGAGCAAGGTGAAGAGCTGGAAATGACCATTCAATTACGCGAAGAAATTGCCGAACAACACCGCGCGTTAGGTCAAATGAAAGAGATGGCAGCAAAATATGGCTATGATATTTCAGGTCCGGCAACCAATGCGAAAGAAGCGGTTCAATGGACCTATTTTGCCTATTTAGCCGCGGTTAAATCGCAAAATGGCGCCGCTATGTCTTTTGGCCGTGTTTCTACTTTCCTTGATATTTATATCGAACGCGATCTAAAAGCCGGTCACTTAACCGAGCAACAAGCACAAGAACTGATCGACCATTTAGTCATGAAACTGCGTATGGTGCGTTTCCTGCGTACTCCTGAATATGACGAGTTATTCTCAGGTGATCCTATTTGGGCAACCGAGTCACTCGCCGGTATGGGCGTCGATGGACGAACCCTAGTGACGAAAAATACTTATCGTTTCCTCAATACGCTATATACTATGGGCCCTTCGCCTGAGCCCAATATGACAATTCTTTGGTCAGAGAAGCTGCCACTGAATTTCAAAAAATTTGCCGCCAAAGTTTCTATTGATACTTCTTCGATTCAGAATGAAAACGATGATTTGATGCGGTCCGATTTTGATAATGATGACTATGCTATTGCCTGCTGTGTCAGCCCGATGATCGTCGGTAAACAGATGCAGTTTTTTGGCGCGCGTGCAAACTTAGCCAAAACGTTGCTATATACCATCAACGGCGGTATCGATGAAAAATCTAAGCTACAAGTTGGCCCTAAAATGCCAGCGATTAGCGATGATGTGCTCAATTTTGATGTCGTGATGGACAGAATGGATCACTTCATGGATTGGTTGGCTACCCAATATGTTACCGCTTTGAATATCATTCACTATATGCATGATAAATATAGCTATGAAGCCGCCTTGATGGCGCTGCATGATCGTGATGTTTATCGTACCATGGCGTGTGGTATTGCGGGACTTTCCGTTGCTGCTGACTCACTATCAGCAATTAAATATGCCAAAGTTTCGCCGGTTCGTGATGAAGATGGTATTGCCATTGATTTCAAAATTAAAGGTGAATATCCACAATTTGGTAATAATGATAACCGTGTCGACGATATTGCTTGCGATTTAGTTGAGCGCTTCATGAAAAAGATCCAGCAATTGCGCACTTACCGCAATGCGGTGCCAACTCAATCAATTCTGACCATTACCTCCAATGTGGTCTACGGCAAAAAAACCGGTAATACTCCTGATGGTCGTCGCGCTGGTGCACCTTTTGGCCCAGGCGCTAACCCAATGCATGGCCGTGATCAGAAAGGAGCAGTAGCCTCGCTGACTTCGGTTGCCAAATTGCCGTTCGCTTACGCCAAAGATGGTATCTCTTATACTTTCTCAATTGTGCCTAATGCATTGGGTAAAGATGATGAGGTACGTAAAACCAATCTGGCAGGATTGATGGATGGTTATTTCCACCATGAGGCCAATATTGAAGGTGGTCAACATCTAAACGTTAATGTTATGAATCGTGAAATGCTCTTAGATGCGATGGAAAATCCAGAAAAATATCCTCAACTGACGATTCGTGTTTCCGGTTATGCGGTGCGTTTTAATTCTTTGACCAAAGAACAACAGCAAGATGTTATTACCCGTACATTTACGGCAACTATGTAACAATTTGCCGTTGAACTAAAATAGCAGTAGATAAA is a genomic window of Arsenophonus apicola containing:
- the serC gene encoding 3-phosphoserine/phosphohydroxythreonine transaminase — translated: MSQIYNFSAGPAMLPVDVLQQAQQELCNWNSLGISVMEISHRSDAFMEIVKQAEQNLRELLKIPDNYKILFCHGGARGQFAALPLNLFQADETVDYIVGGYWAKSAAQEAAKYCTVNEIDIRLEKSAYLSMLPMEEWPLTTQAKYLHYCPNETIDGIAIHTLPDFAADKIVIADYSSAILSQPLDVSRFGVIYAGAQKNIGPAGITLVIIREDLLGQARKTTPSILDYTILAKNDSMYNTPPTFAWYLSGMVFKWLKQQGGLQEIARRNQEKARLVYDVIDNSQFYINRVDSINRSLMNVPFQMEKPHLDSEFIQAAEQQGLLFLKGHKAAGGMRASIYNAMPLAGVQKLVDFMIDFEQRNK
- the ansB gene encoding L-asparaginase 2 codes for the protein MKKLNISLLAGAMLLTNSAVSALPSITVLATGGTIAGDGDSATQSQYTAGKVSINALINAVPEIKKIAHLNGEQIVNMGSQDMNDQVWLTLAKKINADCDKTAGFIITHGTDTLEETAYFLDLTTHCHKPIVMVGAMKPATALGTDGPLNLYNAVIVATDKEAGKRGVLLAMDDKVISGRNVVKMNTNFVEAFEAVNAGPEGFIYNGKVHYLGAAQPRADKAIFDISQLDKLPKVGIVYNYSNASALPAKSFIYHGYQGIVSAGVGNGNMYNKIFTVLADAVKQGIGVVRASRVPTGFITRDAEVDDSKYGFVAAERLNPQKARVLLQLALTQTDDPIKIQAMFDKY
- the ycaO gene encoding 30S ribosomal protein S12 methylthiotransferase accessory factor YcaO, producing the protein MSQTFIPGKDAALEDSINTFQQQLKKLGFHIEEASWLNPVPNVWSVHIRDKDCPLCFTNGKGASKKAALASALGEYFERLATNYFFADFYLGAKIASGKFVHYPNEKWFALTPDDHLPDGILDEKLRTFYDPDNSLSASMLIDLQSSNKQRGICSLPFIRQSDQQIVYIPMNIIGNLYVSNGMSAGNTQHEARVQALSEIFERHIKNRIIAERISLPVIPEPVMQRYPGVVEAIAKLAEEGFLIFCFDASLGGKYPVICVVLFNPNNGTCFASFGAHPDFGIALERTVTELLQGRSLKDLDVFNMPTFDDDEVAEHTNLETHFIDSSGLISWDLFKQDADYPFVDWNFKGTTSEEFATLMAIFNQMKAEVYIADYQHLGVYVCRIIVPGISDIYSVDDLHIANNAMAIDLRDTIMSLADSQWPKEDYLRLLARLDDEGFDDFTRIRELLGIAVGSGNGWSHLRIGELKSMLALAGGDFAQALLWVEWTLEFNSSLFTAERANYYRCLQTLLQLTQQAERQPDQYYEAFNKMYGQQAVTAASSAIAGENCFYGLWSIDSELKTLPTHQALLNVYHKLQTAKQAHFS
- the focA gene encoding formate transporter FocA, which encodes MKANNLSNLLSPAAMAQLADNTGAYKVNKHPRITYLSAITAGIFISIAFVFYITVTTGIATVPFGLAKLAGDLCFSLGLMLVIVCGADLFTSTVLTIVAKATGKVSWKQMFINWFNVYIGNLIGALFFVALIWFAGQYMVANGQWGLNVLQTATHKLDHTFLEAICLGILANLMVCLGVWMSYSGRSLLDKIFVLILPIGMFVASGFEHSIANMFMIPLGIVIKNFASPDFWLMTGVNENQFSHLIVANFITDNLIPVTIGNIIGGALLVGMTYWLIYLRDGCQH
- the pflB gene encoding formate C-acetyltransferase, whose amino-acid sequence is MSKLNEKFSAAWQGFTQGNWQKDVDVRDFIQTNYTPYEGDESFLAGATKATDSLWEKVMQGIKIENRTHAPVDFDTDVAATITSHDAGYIEKELEQIVGLQTDAPLKRALIPFGGIKMVEGSCKAYNRELDPALKKIFTEYRKTHNQGVFDVYTPDIMKCRKSGILTGLPDAYGRGRIIGDYRRVALYGIDFLRDDKLAQFNSLQSKLEQGEELEMTIQLREEIAEQHRALGQMKEMAAKYGYDISGPATNAKEAVQWTYFAYLAAVKSQNGAAMSFGRVSTFLDIYIERDLKAGHLTEQQAQELIDHLVMKLRMVRFLRTPEYDELFSGDPIWATESLAGMGVDGRTLVTKNTYRFLNTLYTMGPSPEPNMTILWSEKLPLNFKKFAAKVSIDTSSIQNENDDLMRSDFDNDDYAIACCVSPMIVGKQMQFFGARANLAKTLLYTINGGIDEKSKLQVGPKMPAISDDVLNFDVVMDRMDHFMDWLATQYVTALNIIHYMHDKYSYEAALMALHDRDVYRTMACGIAGLSVAADSLSAIKYAKVSPVRDEDGIAIDFKIKGEYPQFGNNDNRVDDIACDLVERFMKKIQQLRTYRNAVPTQSILTITSNVVYGKKTGNTPDGRRAGAPFGPGANPMHGRDQKGAVASLTSVAKLPFAYAKDGISYTFSIVPNALGKDDEVRKTNLAGLMDGYFHHEANIEGGQHLNVNVMNREMLLDAMENPEKYPQLTIRVSGYAVRFNSLTKEQQQDVITRTFTATM